In a genomic window of Leishmania mexicana MHOM/GT/2001/U1103 complete genome, chromosome 30:
- a CDS encoding putative vacuolar-type proton translocating pyrophosphatase 1, giving the protein MAGRLLIVPLAVALLAVAVVAKEPLNSLVTPVNTNLAKNAVGKNVGDIQVPPLARPLMSAGTASFVILVAAAVGFSFAMYWWYALSFIKITPGKDQGLRNAHLTDEVMRNVYVIYTRISEGATAFLMSEYKYMAVFMSGFGTLIFFLLGIALSSPQEGHMPPQSPWMNASLSLFAFLMGAVTSVGAGWIGMRIAVYTNARTAVMATSGGDDGDQSSGFRLGFQTALRGGITMGFGLTSMGLFALFATVKVVAAYFGSDVTTIPELYECVAAFGLGGSAIACFGRVGGGIYTKAADVGADLVGKVENNIPEDDPRNPGVIADCIGDNVGDIAGMGSDLFGSFGEASCAALVVAAGSAELTASFTFMMYPLLITAVGVLVCIAVATIGATNSGVHRSHDIEPALKRQLLLSTVGATVMLILLTEVALPPTFNVGDMVSSRWGALICVLCGLWSGLVIGYTTEYYTSNAYRPVQEIAEACETGAATNIIYGLALGYLSVVPPILAMCTTIYVSYRMCSVYGFALAALGILSTMSIALTIDAYGPISDNAGGIAEMSHMGHEIREITDALDAAGNTTAAIGKGFAIGSATLVALALYGAYVSRVAIPVVNILDARVMPGLLFGAMLPYWFSAMTMKSVGVAAMDMVNEIRRQFHDPEVAEGRKEPDYESCVAIATKAALNQMIPPAALVMLSPILMGILFGKYTLAGMLPGAIVSGVQMAISASNTGGAWDNAKKYIEQGGLRDKNKGKGSPQHGAAVIGDTVGDPLKDTSGPALNILIKLMAIISVVFAPVFQSKMGGILLNLIE; this is encoded by the coding sequence ATGGCTGGGAGGCTTTTGATTGTCCCTCTTGCCGTTGCTCTCCTCGCGGTAGCTGTTGTGGCCAAGGAGCCACTGAATTCGCTTGTGACGCCGGTAAATACTAACTTAGCGAAGAACGCCGTGGGCAAGAATGTGGGTGACATCCAAGTGCCGCCGCTAGCACGCCCGCTGATGTCGGCTGGGACAGCGTCCTTTGTGATcctcgtggcggcggcagtgggctTCTCCTTTGCCATGTACTGGTGGTACGCCCTCTCGTTCATCAAGATTACCCCTGGTAAGGATCAGGGCCTGCGCAATGCCCATCTCACGGACGAGGTGATGCGCAACGTATACGTGATTTACACTCGCATATCCGAAGGTGCCACAGCGTTCTTGATGTCCGAGTATAAGTACATGGCTGTGTTCATGTCTGGCTTCGGCACACTGATCTTCTTCCTTCTCGGCATCGCGCTCTCTTCGCCTCAGGAGGGCCACATGCCACCGCAGTCGCCATGGATGAACGCTAGCCTTTCTCTGTTTGCTTTCCTGATGGGTGCAGTCACGTCAGTGGGGGCAGGCTGGATCGGCATGCGCATTGCCGTGTACACGAACGCGCGCACGGCTGTGATGGCGACTTCTggcggtgatgacggcgATCAGTCCAGTGGTTTTAGGCTCGGCTTCCAGACGGCCTTACGCGGCGGCATCACGATGGGCTTTGGGCTCACCTCGATGGGTCTCTTCGCGCTATTCGCCACCGTGAAGGTTGTGGCGGCGTACTTTGGCAGCGATGTCACTACGATACCGGAGCTGTACGAATGCGTGGCGGCGTTTGGTCTTGGCGGGTCGGCTATCGCCTGCTTCGGTCGtgtcggtggcggcatcTACACCAAGGCTGCCGATGTTGGCGCTGATCTTGTGGGCAAGGTGGAGAACAATATCCCTGAGGACGACCCGCGCAACCCTGGCGTGATTGCCGACTGCATCGGTGATAACGTGGGTGATATTGCTGGCATGGGCTCTGACCTCTTTGGCAGCTTCGGCGAGGCGTCATGCGCTGCACTCGTCGTGGCGGCCGGCTCTGCTGAGCTGACGGCCTCCTTCACATTCATGATGTACCCGCTGCTCATCACGGCCGTcggtgtgctcgtgtgcatTGCAGTGGCCACTATAGGTGCCACAAATAGCGGTGTGCACCGCTCTCACGACATCGAGCCGGCCCTGAAGCGTCAGCTGCTGTTGTCGACGGTCGGCGCGACGGTGATGCTGATCCTCCTCACGGaagtggcgctgccgccgaccTTCAACGTGGGCGACATGGTGAGTTCTCGCTGGGGCGCCCTCATCTGCGTCTTGTGCGGTCTCTGGTCTGGCCTTGTCATCGGCTATACAACCGAGTACTACACCTCCAATGCCTACCGCCCAGTGCAGGAGATTGCGGAGGCATGCGAGACAGGTGCCGCTACGAACATCATCTACGGTCTGGCACTCGGTTACCTTTCTGTGGTGCCCCCGATCCTCGCCATGTGCACGACGATCTATGTGTCCTACCGCATGTGCAGCGTATACGGCTTTGCCCTCGCCGCGCTCGGTATTCTCTCGACGATGTCCATCGCCCTGACGATCGACGCGTACGGCCCCATTTCCGATAACGCCGGCGGTATTGCGGAGATGTCGCACATGGGTCACGAGATTCGCGAGATCACGGATGCGCTGGATGCGGCTGGCAACACAACCGCTGCCATCGGCAAAGGCTTCGCCATTGGCTCGGCTACGCTTGTCGCGCTGGCACTCTACGGCGCCTACGTGTCGCGTGTGGCGATCCCCGTGGTGAACATCCTCGACGCGCGCGTGATGCCTGGCCTGCTCTTCGGCGCCATGCTGCCGTACTGGTTCTCCGCAATGACGATGAAGTCTGTCGGCGTTGCGGCAATGGACATGGTGAACGAAATTCGCCGTCAGTTCCATGATCCTGAGGTGGCTGAGGGCCGCAAGGAGCCAGACTACGAGAGCTGTGTGGCCATTGCCACTAAGGCTGCACTGAACCAGATGATtccgccagcggcgctggtgatGCTGTCCCCGATCCTGATGGGCATTCTCTTCGGGAAGTACACTCTGGCCGGTATGCTGCCCGGCGCGATTGTGTCAGGCGTGCAGATGGCTATCTCCGCCTCCAACACCGGCGGTGCGTGGGACAACGCGAAGAAGTATATTGAGCAGGGTGGCCTGCGCGACAAAAACAAGGGCAAAGGCTCcccgcagcacggcgccgccgtcatcgGTGACACCGTCGGCGACCCGCTCAAGGATACCTCTGGCCCGGCGCTCAACATTCTCATCAAGCTCATGGCCATCATTTCCGTTGTGTTTGCACCGGTGTTCCAGTCGAAGATGGGCGGCATTCTGCTGAATCTCATCGAATAG